A window of the Euzebya pacifica genome harbors these coding sequences:
- a CDS encoding ATP-binding cassette domain-containing protein produces MPGGHVEDTGSPIIEFDSVRLSFSGVTAIDGVSFQVGPRELFAVIGPNGAGKTSIFNVLSGVYRPQEGEVRFRGENILGQNPHRIAEKGLARTFQNIELFENLTVLDNLMLGRHKKVNYGFLAGMFYVGKAHREEIANRAVVEDIVDFLEIESYRKFPVGLLPYGIQKRVELGRALAMEPKLLLLDEPVAGMNVEETEDMARFILDIRDELDIPMILVEHDMGLVMDLADRVMVVDFGQHVATGLPAEVQRNPDVIKAYLGSDQVTAPADTAEEQR; encoded by the coding sequence CTGCCCGGCGGCCACGTCGAGGACACCGGTTCGCCCATCATCGAGTTCGACTCCGTCCGGCTGTCCTTCTCCGGTGTGACCGCCATCGATGGCGTGTCCTTCCAGGTGGGCCCGCGAGAGCTGTTCGCGGTCATCGGCCCCAACGGCGCGGGGAAGACCTCCATCTTCAACGTCCTGTCGGGCGTCTATCGGCCGCAGGAGGGCGAGGTCCGGTTCCGTGGCGAGAACATCCTCGGCCAGAACCCCCACCGCATCGCCGAGAAGGGCCTGGCTCGCACGTTCCAGAACATCGAGCTGTTCGAGAACCTGACGGTGCTCGACAACCTGATGCTCGGGCGGCACAAGAAGGTCAACTACGGGTTCCTCGCCGGCATGTTCTACGTGGGCAAGGCGCACCGTGAGGAGATCGCCAACCGGGCGGTGGTCGAGGACATCGTGGACTTCCTCGAGATCGAGTCCTACCGCAAGTTCCCGGTGGGGCTGCTCCCCTACGGCATCCAGAAGCGTGTCGAGCTCGGTCGTGCCCTCGCGATGGAACCCAAGCTGCTGCTCCTCGACGAGCCGGTTGCCGGCATGAACGTGGAGGAGACCGAGGACATGGCCCGGTTCATCCTCGACATCCGCGACGAGCTGGACATCCCGATGATCCTCGTCGAGCACGACATGGGCCTGGTCATGGACCTGGCCGACCGCGTGATGGTCGTCGACTTCGGCCAGCACGTCGCGACCGGACTGCCCGCCGAGGTACAGCGCAACCCCGACGTCATCAAGGCCTACCTGGGCAGCGACCAGGTCACCGCCCCCGCCGACACCGCCGAGGAGCAACGATGA
- a CDS encoding AMP-dependent synthetase/ligase: protein MSPLPFPDPLAGAATASVAGATMQRPGGAGTGTTTIVTRVRDWAARLPERVALREKDFGVWQEVTWQGYWDTVLDVAHALIALGVEPGDRVAIHSENRREWMYSDLATVACRAITVGLYPTNPAEEVRYLLSDSGAKVLIAEDQEQVDKALEVTEALPDLAHIVYIEPRGIHHRYDDPRLISWTDFLERGREHRAANAGVVEQRMAAAEPDDVMTLVYTSGTTGPPKGVMLTVANCEFAITTLVDGGGFTDPPPTEDDMVLSYLPLCHVAERIFTVWFNAAVGVQVNFAESIETVQQNLKEVQPTILFAVPRIWEKILAGVNIRMQGASRIKRATFRFWMRIADRIGDQLVANGGEHTTQTRILYAIGWVMMFRALRERIGMRRTRYAASGAAPIAPEVLKFFMGIGVPMHEVYGMSENSAVATANRPGRIKLGTVGEAHPGVEVKLDPETNEILTRHAGTFAGYWGKPEATAKTLDADGWLHTGDVGEWVDGTHLRIVDRIKDIIITAGGKNISPSEIENSLKASEYIKEAVVIGDKRKYLTALIGIELDTVGDWAQRRGMPYTTYRDLAEKPEVVALVADLVEATNEKFSRVEGIKKFRMLPKELDHEDGEMTATQKVKRSALYEIFTDLVEGMYGGPPVGTGADGKTYVTATPAEVAS from the coding sequence ATGAGCCCCCTCCCCTTCCCCGATCCCCTTGCCGGCGCGGCCACCGCGAGCGTTGCCGGTGCCACCATGCAGCGTCCCGGCGGTGCCGGGACCGGCACGACCACGATCGTCACCCGAGTCCGGGACTGGGCCGCCCGCCTGCCCGAACGCGTCGCCCTGCGCGAGAAGGACTTCGGGGTGTGGCAGGAGGTGACCTGGCAGGGGTACTGGGACACCGTCCTCGACGTCGCCCACGCCCTGATCGCGCTGGGCGTGGAGCCCGGTGATCGGGTCGCCATCCACTCCGAGAACCGTCGGGAGTGGATGTACAGCGACCTGGCCACCGTCGCCTGCCGCGCCATCACCGTCGGGCTGTACCCGACCAACCCCGCAGAGGAGGTCCGCTACCTGCTGAGCGACTCGGGGGCCAAGGTCCTGATCGCGGAGGACCAGGAGCAGGTGGACAAGGCGCTGGAGGTCACCGAGGCCCTGCCCGACCTGGCCCACATCGTCTACATCGAGCCGCGCGGCATCCACCACCGCTACGACGACCCCCGGCTGATCAGCTGGACGGACTTCCTCGAGCGGGGTCGGGAGCACCGGGCCGCCAACGCCGGCGTGGTCGAGCAGCGCATGGCAGCCGCCGAGCCCGACGACGTGATGACGCTGGTCTACACCTCCGGGACCACCGGACCGCCCAAGGGCGTGATGCTGACCGTCGCCAACTGCGAGTTCGCCATCACCACGTTGGTCGACGGTGGCGGCTTCACCGATCCGCCGCCGACCGAGGACGACATGGTGTTGTCCTACCTGCCGCTGTGCCACGTGGCCGAGCGGATCTTCACCGTCTGGTTCAACGCTGCGGTGGGCGTGCAGGTCAACTTCGCGGAGTCCATCGAGACGGTCCAGCAGAACCTCAAGGAGGTGCAGCCGACCATCCTGTTCGCGGTGCCGCGCATCTGGGAGAAGATCCTGGCGGGCGTCAACATCCGCATGCAGGGTGCAAGCCGCATCAAGCGGGCGACGTTCCGCTTCTGGATGCGCATCGCCGACCGGATCGGTGACCAGCTGGTCGCCAACGGTGGTGAGCACACGACGCAGACCCGGATCCTCTACGCCATCGGCTGGGTCATGATGTTCCGGGCGCTGCGGGAACGCATCGGCATGCGGCGAACCCGCTACGCCGCGTCCGGGGCCGCCCCCATCGCCCCTGAGGTCCTGAAGTTCTTCATGGGCATCGGCGTGCCCATGCACGAGGTCTACGGCATGAGCGAGAACTCCGCCGTGGCCACCGCCAACCGTCCCGGGCGCATCAAGCTCGGCACCGTCGGCGAGGCCCACCCCGGTGTGGAGGTCAAGCTCGACCCCGAGACCAACGAGATCCTCACCCGTCATGCCGGCACCTTCGCCGGCTACTGGGGCAAGCCGGAGGCCACCGCCAAGACCCTCGACGCCGACGGCTGGCTGCACACCGGCGACGTCGGCGAGTGGGTCGACGGCACCCACCTGCGCATCGTCGACCGGATCAAGGACATCATCATCACGGCCGGCGGCAAGAACATCTCCCCCAGCGAGATCGAGAACTCGCTGAAGGCCTCGGAGTACATCAAGGAGGCCGTGGTCATCGGCGACAAGCGCAAGTACCTGACGGCGCTGATCGGGATCGAGCTGGACACCGTCGGAGACTGGGCCCAACGCCGGGGCATGCCCTACACCACCTACCGGGACCTGGCCGAGAAGCCGGAGGTCGTTGCGCTGGTCGCCGACCTGGTCGAGGCCACCAACGAGAAGTTCTCGCGGGTGGAGGGCATCAAGAAGTTCCGCATGCTCCCCAAGGAGCTCGATCACGAGGACGGTGAGATGACGGCCACGCAGAAGGTCAAGCGCAGCGCCCTGTACGAGATCTTCACCGATCTCGTCGAGGGCATGTACGGCGGTCCTCCCGTCGGCACCGGGGCCGACGGAAAGACCTACGTGACGGCGACCCCAGCCGAGGTCGCTTCGTGA
- a CDS encoding ABC transporter ATP-binding protein: MLEVSNLEVVYDDVVLVLRGVSLQVPEGRIVALLGANGAGKTTLLRAISGLLDVHEGEVTKGSITLDGTPIHELPPEKIVAAGVKQALEGRRIFSEFTVEENLRVGAHTDPSVMKPNMERVYDLFPVLRDRRKATAGYLSGGEQTMLSMGRALMSNPKYLLLDEPSLGLAPQLVDQIRDLIIEINQQGVTVLLVEQNAAMALGVAEHGYVMETGKVVMDKPAAELLEDDDVKEFYLGLADEGHAKSFRDVKHYKRRKRWLS; encoded by the coding sequence ATGCTCGAGGTGTCGAACCTCGAAGTCGTCTACGACGACGTCGTCCTGGTCCTGCGCGGCGTCAGCCTGCAGGTACCCGAAGGACGCATCGTTGCGCTGCTGGGCGCCAACGGCGCCGGCAAGACCACGCTTCTGCGGGCCATATCTGGCCTCCTCGACGTCCACGAGGGAGAGGTGACGAAGGGGTCGATCACGCTCGACGGCACCCCGATCCACGAGCTCCCACCAGAGAAGATCGTGGCGGCGGGTGTCAAGCAGGCCCTCGAGGGGCGCCGCATCTTCTCGGAGTTCACCGTCGAGGAGAACCTGCGGGTCGGTGCGCACACCGACCCCAGCGTCATGAAGCCCAACATGGAACGGGTCTACGACCTCTTCCCCGTGCTGCGGGACCGCCGGAAGGCCACGGCCGGCTATCTCTCCGGTGGTGAGCAGACGATGTTGTCGATGGGGCGGGCGCTGATGTCCAACCCCAAGTACCTGCTGCTGGACGAACCCAGCCTGGGCCTCGCCCCACAGCTGGTCGACCAGATCAGGGACCTGATCATCGAGATCAACCAGCAGGGCGTCACGGTGCTGCTGGTGGAGCAGAACGCCGCGATGGCGCTCGGCGTGGCCGAGCACGGCTACGTGATGGAGACGGGAAAGGTCGTGATGGACAAACCAGCCGCTGAGCTGCTGGAGGACGACGACGTCAAGGAGTTCTACTTGGGCCTTGCCGACGAGGGCCATGCGAAGTCCTTCCGCGACGTCAAGCACTACAAGCGACGCAAGCGGTGGCTGTCGTGA